A stretch of Kryptolebias marmoratus isolate JLee-2015 linkage group LG24, ASM164957v2, whole genome shotgun sequence DNA encodes these proteins:
- the nek1 gene encoding serine/threonine-protein kinase Nek1 isoform X5, which yields MNKYEKVKKIGEGSFGKAILVKSKDDGRQYVIKEIGISGMSSKERQESRREVAVLANMSHPNIVQYKESFEEGGCLYIVMDYCEGGDLFKKINSQKGALFPEDQILDWFVQICLALKHVHDQKILHRDIKSQNIFLTKDGTVQLGDFGIARVLNSTVDLARTCIGTPYYLSPEICENKPYNNKSDIWALGCVLYEMCTLKHAFEAGNMKNLVLKIIRGSYPPVSVHYSQELRSLLAQLFKRNPRDRPSVGSILDKFFLSCRIEKFLTPQIIAQEFRHTFLHKQPKMGVAQMPSAQKITKPACKYGVPLTVRKVGNGAKKPPERKAAVKHKAAPLPAAPQRRVSQVEEERKKPEEVIKKKSMELIEKERKQREQMFLLKAEQMKRNEKEKISRINQAREQGWKHVLSSSGGSSPERKCFMAGKRPASVAPPVPGSVFAPAPVPVPSKRPYEHYHAALDQISKSQPKDDSREGVSAGPGSPSRGIPAPAGPVLPNGPVRRLNPGEIKRELHKLQHVSKQAHISRQRAHMGAERAFQVEEFLQRKREALLNKVRAEGQL from the exons ATGAACAAGTacgaaaaggttaaaaaaattgGGGAAGGCTCATTTGGAAAGGCCATCCTTGTGAAATCCAAAGATGATGGACGCCAGTATGTCATCAAGGAAATTGGCATATCTGGA ATGTCAAGCAAAGAGAGGCAGGAATCTCGCAGAGAGGTTGCTGTTCTTGCCAACATGAGTCATCCCAACATTGTCCAGTATAAGGAGTCTTTTGAAG aagggGGATGTCTGTATATTGTGATGGACTACTGTGAAGGTGGAGACCTGTTCAAAAAGATCAACTCACAGAAAGGAGCACTGTTCCCAGAAGACCAA ATCCTGGACTGGTTTGTGCAGATTTGCCTGGCTCTGAAGCACGTGCATGATCAAAAAATTCTCCACAGGGACATTAAATCGCAG AATATATTTTTGACTAAAGATGGAACAGTGCAGCTCGGGGACTTTGGTATTGCAAGGGTGCTGAACAG CACTGTAGATCTGGCGAGGACATGCATAGGAACTCCATATTACTTATCACCAGAGATCTGCGAAAACAAACcatacaacaacaaaag TGATATTTGGGCCCTAGGGTGTGTCCTGTATGAAATGTGCACTCTTAAGCATGCA tttgaagCTGGCAACATGAAGAATTTAGTCCTGAAGATAATCCGTGGCTCATACCCCCCCGTGTCTGTTCACTACTCCCAAGAACTTCGGTCTCTCTTGGCACAGCTGTTTAAACGTAACCCTCGAGACAGGCCCTCAGTCGGCAGTATACTGGACAAATTCTTCCTTTCCTGTAGGATAGAGAAGTTTCTCACACCACAG ATCATTGCTCAGGAATTCCGCCATACTTTTCTTCACAAGCAGCCTAAAATGGGTGTGGCACAAATGCCATCAG CCCAGAAAATTACAAAACCAGCCTGCAAATATGGAGTGCCTTTAACTGTGAGGAAGGTTGGAAATGGAGCCAAAAAGCCGCCAGAGAGGAAAGCAGCTGTAAAACACAAAGCG GCCCCTCTCCCAGCAGCTCCTCAGAGAAGAGTCAGCCAAgtggaggaggaaagaaaaaaaccagaG GAGgtcatcaaaaagaaaagcatggAGCTGattgagaaagaaagaaaacagagggaACAG ATGTTCCTGTTGAAAGCAGAGCAAATGAAGAGAAATGAGAAGGAAAAG ATCAGTCGTATAAACCAAGCCAGAGAACAAGGCTGGAAGCACGTGTTGAGCTCAAGTGGGGGTAGCAGCCCAGAGAGGAAG tgttttatggCAGGTAAGAGGCCTGCAAGTGTTGCCCCACCTGTCCCAGGCTCTGTTTTTGCCCCTGCTCCAGTCCCCGTCCCCAGCAAGAGACCGTATGAACACTACCACGCTGCTCTGGACCAAATATCTAAATCGCAGCCTAAAGACGACAGCAGGGAGGGAGTCTCAGCAGGACCCGGCAGTCCCAGTCG aggcATCCCAGCTCCTGCAGGTCCAGTGCTGCCCAACGGACCCGTCCGACGCCTGAACCCCGGCGAAATCAAGAGAGAACTTCACAAGTTGCAGCATGTTTCAAAACAAGCCCACATTAGCCG GCAGCGTGCTCATATGGGAGCTGAACGGGCCTTTCAGGTTGAGGAGTTTCTACAGAGGAAGAGGGAAGCCTTGCTCAACAAAGTGCGGGCGGAAGGACAGTTG TGA
- the nek1 gene encoding serine/threonine-protein kinase Nek1 isoform X1, whose product MNKYEKVKKIGEGSFGKAILVKSKDDGRQYVIKEIGISGMSSKERQESRREVAVLANMSHPNIVQYKESFEEGGCLYIVMDYCEGGDLFKKINSQKGALFPEDQILDWFVQICLALKHVHDQKILHRDIKSQNIFLTKDGTVQLGDFGIARVLNSTVDLARTCIGTPYYLSPEICENKPYNNKSDIWALGCVLYEMCTLKHAFEAGNMKNLVLKIIRGSYPPVSVHYSQELRSLLAQLFKRNPRDRPSVGSILDKFFLSCRIEKFLTPQIIAQEFRHTFLHKQPKMGVAQMPSAQKITKPACKYGVPLTVRKVGNGAKKPPERKAAVKHKAAPLPAAPQRRVSQVEEERKKPEEVIKKKSMELIEKERKQREQMFLLKAEQMKRNEKEKISRINQAREQGWKHVLSSSGGSSPERKCFMAGKRPASVAPPVPGSVFAPAPVPVPSKRPYEHYHAALDQISKSQPKDDSREGVSAGPGSPSRGIPAPAGPVLPNGPVRRLNPGEIKRELHKLQHVSKQAHISRQRAHMGAERAFQVEEFLQRKREALLNKVRAEGQLGTRQNLAAIYGSRATAARCRRPKINKEEEEYLARLRQIRLQNFNERQQIKARLRGEKYDSDGSDSQESTEEAELRRKKIEALKAQANARAAVLKEQLEKKRQEAYEREKRAWEDHLSAARGVKLGVAAGSSSADVSSTSDSPHPEPQPAQQDPSAKTSALPASQLSTPAISMTAALKNVGAITSLKENLNEPEVATVIQSEKKQILRRLNQNLKVQSPVDEVEGSPAHAEPSPASQQNQSEADKCPSPNGDRKKGEAAQLAVLPEPQQTFEQPCATAAKERPSSGGDRKKWEAGIPLVLSVAQQTLAETCVSTIDQTAGEVIQMGELQAEAPRKMWGASPTCQVLRALQEAELQPHTQQLETGSLSETEFSSPSADIEKTPREALTSAVDQESAAPNQDPDQNFPVVDVPLPPPPTLTALKDSADLESVVLGESPTQASNPPASVQQAWEQELPMPPEGVTEPPDTKEAEKSAEKPTETSCLAQYEEPLFMKCSPAHRRTAALAVLSAQSSMDESSSSLASRSRSVSPLRSKNQNALLIGLSTGMFDANNPKMLRTCSLPDLSRLFSSQQDSGVTSKANVAPDKDLEIEDLEEAAKDDDQSEAEDGYEDEDLRDIRASMERLLQEEGDMVRSPADVGAGDLNGNPPEDGDQELLRTITADIDQDNSQMAVDNEDDDDDDDDDDVNDDDDDDEDEEDEDEECSNGSPGDEEARELLSNGVGGEHHNNDKQLNEEWHSDGSGEDQGGEADHHDSIFSRLEELRFNLEQQMGFEKFIEAYNKIKAIHEDEDESIELGSSLVLNILGTEHQHLYPNILHLVMADGAYQEDNDE is encoded by the exons ATGAACAAGTacgaaaaggttaaaaaaattgGGGAAGGCTCATTTGGAAAGGCCATCCTTGTGAAATCCAAAGATGATGGACGCCAGTATGTCATCAAGGAAATTGGCATATCTGGA ATGTCAAGCAAAGAGAGGCAGGAATCTCGCAGAGAGGTTGCTGTTCTTGCCAACATGAGTCATCCCAACATTGTCCAGTATAAGGAGTCTTTTGAAG aagggGGATGTCTGTATATTGTGATGGACTACTGTGAAGGTGGAGACCTGTTCAAAAAGATCAACTCACAGAAAGGAGCACTGTTCCCAGAAGACCAA ATCCTGGACTGGTTTGTGCAGATTTGCCTGGCTCTGAAGCACGTGCATGATCAAAAAATTCTCCACAGGGACATTAAATCGCAG AATATATTTTTGACTAAAGATGGAACAGTGCAGCTCGGGGACTTTGGTATTGCAAGGGTGCTGAACAG CACTGTAGATCTGGCGAGGACATGCATAGGAACTCCATATTACTTATCACCAGAGATCTGCGAAAACAAACcatacaacaacaaaag TGATATTTGGGCCCTAGGGTGTGTCCTGTATGAAATGTGCACTCTTAAGCATGCA tttgaagCTGGCAACATGAAGAATTTAGTCCTGAAGATAATCCGTGGCTCATACCCCCCCGTGTCTGTTCACTACTCCCAAGAACTTCGGTCTCTCTTGGCACAGCTGTTTAAACGTAACCCTCGAGACAGGCCCTCAGTCGGCAGTATACTGGACAAATTCTTCCTTTCCTGTAGGATAGAGAAGTTTCTCACACCACAG ATCATTGCTCAGGAATTCCGCCATACTTTTCTTCACAAGCAGCCTAAAATGGGTGTGGCACAAATGCCATCAG CCCAGAAAATTACAAAACCAGCCTGCAAATATGGAGTGCCTTTAACTGTGAGGAAGGTTGGAAATGGAGCCAAAAAGCCGCCAGAGAGGAAAGCAGCTGTAAAACACAAAGCG GCCCCTCTCCCAGCAGCTCCTCAGAGAAGAGTCAGCCAAgtggaggaggaaagaaaaaaaccagaG GAGgtcatcaaaaagaaaagcatggAGCTGattgagaaagaaagaaaacagagggaACAG ATGTTCCTGTTGAAAGCAGAGCAAATGAAGAGAAATGAGAAGGAAAAG ATCAGTCGTATAAACCAAGCCAGAGAACAAGGCTGGAAGCACGTGTTGAGCTCAAGTGGGGGTAGCAGCCCAGAGAGGAAG tgttttatggCAGGTAAGAGGCCTGCAAGTGTTGCCCCACCTGTCCCAGGCTCTGTTTTTGCCCCTGCTCCAGTCCCCGTCCCCAGCAAGAGACCGTATGAACACTACCACGCTGCTCTGGACCAAATATCTAAATCGCAGCCTAAAGACGACAGCAGGGAGGGAGTCTCAGCAGGACCCGGCAGTCCCAGTCG aggcATCCCAGCTCCTGCAGGTCCAGTGCTGCCCAACGGACCCGTCCGACGCCTGAACCCCGGCGAAATCAAGAGAGAACTTCACAAGTTGCAGCATGTTTCAAAACAAGCCCACATTAGCCG GCAGCGTGCTCATATGGGAGCTGAACGGGCCTTTCAGGTTGAGGAGTTTCTACAGAGGAAGAGGGAAGCCTTGCTCAACAAAGTGCGGGCGGAAGGACAGTTG GGCACTCGGCAAAACCTGGCTGCAATCTATGGAAGCCGGGCCACCGCGGCTCGGTGCAGGCGACCAAAAATCAACAAAGAGGAGGAG GAGTACTTGGCAAGACTCAGGCAGATCCGTTTGCAGAACTTTAATGAGCGTCAGCAGATCAAAGCCCGGCTGAGAGGAGAGAAG TATGACAGCGACGGCTCTGATAGCCAGGAGTCTACTGAGGAGGCAGAGCTCAGGAGAAAGAAGATCGAGGCTTTAAAA GCTCAGGCTAACGCCCGTGCTGCTGTACTAAAAGAGCAGCTAGAGAAGAAGAGACAAGAAGCAtatgagagagaaaagagagccTGGGAGGACCAT CTTTCCGCAGCTCGAGGTGTGAAGTTGGGTGTAGCAGCCGGAAGCTCATCAGCAGACGTATCATCTACCTCTGACAGTCCTCACCCAGAACCTCAACCCGCCCAACAAGACCCGTCTGCCAAAACTTCAGCCCTGCCTGCATCTCAACTCTCCACCCCAGCTATATCCATGACTGCTGCCCTGAAGAACGTCGGAGCG ATTACTTCACTGAAAGAAAACTTGAATGAACCAGAGGTGGCGACAGTGAtacag AGTGAAAAGAAGCAGATTCTGCGCAGGCTTAACCAGAACCTAAAAGTGCAGAGCCCGGTGGACGAGGTGGAGGGGTCTCCTGCCCATGCAGAACCAAGTCCTGCATCGCAGCAGAATCAGTCTGAAGCTGACAAATGTCCCTCTCCAAATGGAGATCGGAAGAAGGGGGAAGCGGCACAGCTAGCTGTACTTCCCGAGCCTCAGCAAACCTTCGAACAGCCGTGTGCCACTGCAGCCA AGGAGAGGCCGTCATCTGGTGGGGACAGGAAGAAATGGGAGGCCGGCATTCCACTCGTTCTCTCCGTAGCGCAACAAACTTTAGCGGAAACATGCGTCAGTACCATCG ATCAAACAGCGGGGGAGGTCATACAGATGGGTGAACTACAAGCAGAAGCTCCCAGGAAGATGTGGGGAGCAAGTCCAACGTGTCAGGTGCTGAGAGCGCttcaggaggcggagcttcagcCGCACACCCAGCAGCTGGAGACGGGGTCCTTATCTGAAACTGAATTTTCCAGTCCCT CAGCTGATATTGAGAAAACGCCCAGAGAAGCGTTGACCTCAGCTGTTGATCAGGAGTCAGCAGCTCCAAACCAGGATCCAGATCAGAACTTCCCTGTAGTCGATGTGCCCCTGCCCCCGCCCCCCACCTTGACGGCTCTTAAGG ATTCGGCAGATCTGGAGTCGGTGGTTTTGGGGGAGAGTCCCACACAAGCCTCAAATCCTCCAGCCAGTGTGCAGCAAGCGTGGGAGCAGGAACTGCCAAT GCCACCTGAGGGCGTAACAGAACCACCAGACACCAAGGAGGCTGAGAAAAGTGCAGAGAAACCGACTGAAACATCAT GTTTGGCTCAGTATGAGGAGCCGCTGTTTATGAAGTGCTCACCGGCCCACCGACGCACTGCTGCCCTCGCAGTCCTCTCTGCCCAGTCTTCCATGGAtgagtcatcctcctctctGGCCTCTCGTTCACGATCTGTCTCACCTCTGCGCTCCAAGAACCAGAACGCCCTCCTTATTGGTCTCTCTACGGGCATGTTTGATGCCAACAACCCAAAA ATGCTGCGAACATGCTCTTTACCAGACCTCAGTCGACTCTTCAGCTCGCAGCAGGACTCTGGAGTGACTAGCAAGGCTAATGTGGCCCCAGACAAAGACCTGGAAATTGAGGACCTGGAGGAGGCAGCTAAAGATGATGACCAATCTGAGGCTGAGGA TGGGTATGAAGATGAAGATCTGAGGGACATCAGGGCCTCCATGGAGAGGCTGCTGCAGGAAGAAGGCGACATGGTGAGGAGCCCTGCAGATGTTGGAGCAGGAGACTTAAACGGGAACCCTCCGGAGGACGGAGACCAGGAGCTTCTCCGCACGATCACAGCTGACATCGATCAGGACAACAGTCAGATGGCCGTAGATAATGAGGATGATGACGATGACGACGACGACGATGAtgttaatgatgatgatgatgatgacgaggACGAGGAAGATGAGGACGAGGAATGCTCTAATGGGAGTCCTGGTGATGAAGAGGCAAGGGAGTTGCTTTCCAATGGTGTGGGAGGAGAGCATCACAATAATGACAAACAGCTCAATGAAGAATGGCATTCAG ATGGCAGTGGAGAGGACCAGGGCGGTGAGGCTGACCATCACGACAGCATCTTCAGTCGTCTGGAAGAGCTTCGCTTCAACCTGGAGCAGCAGATGGGTTTCGAGAAGTTTATCGAAGCCTACAACAAGATTAAG gctatacatgaagatgaagatgaaagtATCGAGCTTGGCTCCAGTTTAGTGTTGAACATTCTGGGAACTGAGCACCAGCATCTGTACCCCAACATCCTTCACCTGGTGATGGCAGATGGGGCATACCAAGAAG ACAATGATGAGTAA
- the nek1 gene encoding serine/threonine-protein kinase Nek1 isoform X4 gives MNKYEKVKKIGEGSFGKAILVKSKDDGRQYVIKEIGISGMSSKERQESRREVAVLANMSHPNIVQYKESFEEGGCLYIVMDYCEGGDLFKKINSQKGALFPEDQILDWFVQICLALKHVHDQKILHRDIKSQNIFLTKDGTVQLGDFGIARVLNSTVDLARTCIGTPYYLSPEICENKPYNNKSDIWALGCVLYEMCTLKHAFEAGNMKNLVLKIIRGSYPPVSVHYSQELRSLLAQLFKRNPRDRPSVGSILDKFFLSCRIEKFLTPQIIAQEFRHTFLHKQPKMGVAQMPSAQKITKPACKYGVPLTVRKVGNGAKKPPERKAAVKHKAAPLPAAPQRRVSQVEEERKKPEEVIKKKSMELIEKERKQREQMFLLKAEQMKRNEKEKISRINQAREQGWKHVLSSSGGSSPERKCFMAGKRPASVAPPVPGSVFAPAPVPVPSKRPYEHYHAALDQISKSQPKDDSREGVSAGPGSPSRGIPAPAGPVLPNGPVRRLNPGEIKRELHKLQHVSKQAHISRQRAHMGAERAFQVEEFLQRKREALLNKVRAEGQLKCTWETASKLEDTSPLLQRILCRALGKTWLQSMEAGPPRLGAGDQKSTKRRR, from the exons ATGAACAAGTacgaaaaggttaaaaaaattgGGGAAGGCTCATTTGGAAAGGCCATCCTTGTGAAATCCAAAGATGATGGACGCCAGTATGTCATCAAGGAAATTGGCATATCTGGA ATGTCAAGCAAAGAGAGGCAGGAATCTCGCAGAGAGGTTGCTGTTCTTGCCAACATGAGTCATCCCAACATTGTCCAGTATAAGGAGTCTTTTGAAG aagggGGATGTCTGTATATTGTGATGGACTACTGTGAAGGTGGAGACCTGTTCAAAAAGATCAACTCACAGAAAGGAGCACTGTTCCCAGAAGACCAA ATCCTGGACTGGTTTGTGCAGATTTGCCTGGCTCTGAAGCACGTGCATGATCAAAAAATTCTCCACAGGGACATTAAATCGCAG AATATATTTTTGACTAAAGATGGAACAGTGCAGCTCGGGGACTTTGGTATTGCAAGGGTGCTGAACAG CACTGTAGATCTGGCGAGGACATGCATAGGAACTCCATATTACTTATCACCAGAGATCTGCGAAAACAAACcatacaacaacaaaag TGATATTTGGGCCCTAGGGTGTGTCCTGTATGAAATGTGCACTCTTAAGCATGCA tttgaagCTGGCAACATGAAGAATTTAGTCCTGAAGATAATCCGTGGCTCATACCCCCCCGTGTCTGTTCACTACTCCCAAGAACTTCGGTCTCTCTTGGCACAGCTGTTTAAACGTAACCCTCGAGACAGGCCCTCAGTCGGCAGTATACTGGACAAATTCTTCCTTTCCTGTAGGATAGAGAAGTTTCTCACACCACAG ATCATTGCTCAGGAATTCCGCCATACTTTTCTTCACAAGCAGCCTAAAATGGGTGTGGCACAAATGCCATCAG CCCAGAAAATTACAAAACCAGCCTGCAAATATGGAGTGCCTTTAACTGTGAGGAAGGTTGGAAATGGAGCCAAAAAGCCGCCAGAGAGGAAAGCAGCTGTAAAACACAAAGCG GCCCCTCTCCCAGCAGCTCCTCAGAGAAGAGTCAGCCAAgtggaggaggaaagaaaaaaaccagaG GAGgtcatcaaaaagaaaagcatggAGCTGattgagaaagaaagaaaacagagggaACAG ATGTTCCTGTTGAAAGCAGAGCAAATGAAGAGAAATGAGAAGGAAAAG ATCAGTCGTATAAACCAAGCCAGAGAACAAGGCTGGAAGCACGTGTTGAGCTCAAGTGGGGGTAGCAGCCCAGAGAGGAAG tgttttatggCAGGTAAGAGGCCTGCAAGTGTTGCCCCACCTGTCCCAGGCTCTGTTTTTGCCCCTGCTCCAGTCCCCGTCCCCAGCAAGAGACCGTATGAACACTACCACGCTGCTCTGGACCAAATATCTAAATCGCAGCCTAAAGACGACAGCAGGGAGGGAGTCTCAGCAGGACCCGGCAGTCCCAGTCG aggcATCCCAGCTCCTGCAGGTCCAGTGCTGCCCAACGGACCCGTCCGACGCCTGAACCCCGGCGAAATCAAGAGAGAACTTCACAAGTTGCAGCATGTTTCAAAACAAGCCCACATTAGCCG GCAGCGTGCTCATATGGGAGCTGAACGGGCCTTTCAGGTTGAGGAGTTTCTACAGAGGAAGAGGGAAGCCTTGCTCAACAAAGTGCGGGCGGAAGGACAGTTG AAATGTACTTGGGAAACTGCATCAAAGCTAGAAGATACATCACCTTTACTGCAAAGAATCTTGTGCAG GGCACTCGGCAAAACCTGGCTGCAATCTATGGAAGCCGGGCCACCGCGGCTCGGTGCAGGCGACCAAAAATCAACAAAGAGGAGGAGGTAG